The Kwoniella newhampshirensis strain CBS 13917 chromosome 2, whole genome shotgun sequence DNA segment TCCAACGGCCatcacttccttccctcGACGCTCTTGGGCTCGGGCTGCCCTATGTGCCGGACGATGGCAGACCGAGGAGTCGACCGAGGACTGCACCGATTcactccaccttctcaaTGCACAAGATCCCGCCACCCTTGTCTGGAGCCTTGTCCGTTCCCGACGGGAATCTCGGTACAAGACCTGTGACTTCAATGGCTCGAATGGGCAGCAACAATTCCTTGGCTTCAGCTGGTGACGACAATCGATTCACATTCGCCTTTGGCGCGGCATCAGTGGAGGGGGACAATCAGCAGTGATCTAGCAATCGTTGTCTCATTGCCCCGTCAGAGCATTACAATTCATACCATCATTATAATCCGTTAGGCCCTTTTAGCATTTGCTCTTCACCATGTGCAACATCACTCACGTACATATTATCATCCAATCGTCACAGCGTGTACGGTCAGGACACCATTGTAGATCACCATAGGCGAAGACCTTGCACAAAGACATAAAGCTATATATATTCGTCGCATGTATCAAATCAGCATGATGAAAATGATGGCGTAATAATGGAGAGTTGCCGGAGTGATAATATCCATCCGGGTTTTGCCGGTAAGCGAACGGGACCGGCCCCGTTTCGGCCTGTTGACTTTCGGAGTCATAGCAGGCATCCTTCGCCATATGCATCTTCTCGTCTGTCGGAGAGTCGAGATCTACTTACTTTGTCTTGTACTTGATCACTTCTCTTGTAGCATCGACGTAAATTGGCAGGCAGTGCGAAGGACATCTGAAATGGCTTCAGGACGTGAGTGAGGGGCTGACTTCTGGGGCTGCGGTCTTGAGCTGACAAGAAAATGGACAGACAAACACCTGCTCAATACTCCTCAAACGCTCGTCGTCGACTCGCTCAAGGGTCTGGTCACTCTGAACCCTACCATCAAGTTCGATGAGGGTCAACGAGGTGGGTCTCCGCTCAGTCTACTCCGATTAGTCAGTCaatcaagctgacaagaCTTCCCTTCCTTTGTACGTCAATCAAAGTCATCTACACACCACCAACCAAAGCTCGAGTCGCCCTTCTTTCCGGTGGTGGCTCGGGACACGAGCCTGCCCATGCCGGTTTCGTTGGTCCCGGCCTCCTCGACGCCGCAGTATGCGGTAATATCTTCGCTTCTCCAAATGTCGCTCAGGTCAGAAGGGGCGTGGAGCTCGTCACGGGCGAGAAAGGGGCGttgatcgtcgtcatgAATTATACGGGAGATGCGTTGCATTTCGGTTTGGCGGCGGAACAACATAGATCCGCGGGGAAACCGGGTGATGTCAGGGTCTTGTTGGTGGGCGACGATGTCGCTGTCACAAGAGAGCAAGGCACTATCGTTGGGAGACGGTGAGTCGGAGACAACTATCGCGTTTCGCTAGCGCTGTAAGACTGGAGAATGGAGCTGAGTGTTCGGATCGCTCGCAGAGGTCTCGCAGGAACTATCTTGGTCTACAAGATCGCTTCCGCTCTTTCTGATACTGGTGCAGATCTGGATGCGGTGGAGGATCTCGGCAAATACGTCTGTTCACGACTCGGCACACTCGGCGCAGGTCTCGACCACTGTCATGTCCCCGGGACAAGACCTGGGGAGTCACATCTCGAAGCCAACCAGCTTGAGCTGGTATGTAAtcgcttccttctccgtctTCTATATCTAGACGCTGATCGTCGCATAGGGTATGGGTATCCACAACGAACCTGGAACGTCCAAACTCGAGCTCACGACCGTCGCCGAACTCGTCGACCACATCCTTGCCACGATCACGGACACAACGGACTCTGAGAGATCCTATGTTCCATTCAAGAATGACGGCTCGGATGAGGTCGTTCTGCTGGTGAACGACTTGGGAGCAATCAGCGAGCTTGAGCTGGGCGGTATCACCAATGAAGGTAAGTCGGGCCCGGTTCATACACTGTACGAAACACTACTGATGTGTCTCTGTCGTGTAGCCGTCAAATGGCTTCAGAGCA contains these protein-coding regions:
- a CDS encoding dihydroxyacetone kinase — encoded protein: MASGHKHLLNTPQTLVVDSLKGLVTLNPTIKFDEGQRVIYTPPTKARVALLSGGGSGHEPAHAGFVGPGLLDAAVCGNIFASPNVAQVRRGVELVTGEKGALIVVMNYTGDALHFGLAAEQHRSAGKPGDVRVLLVGDDVAVTREQGTIVGRRGLAGTILVYKIASALSDTGADLDAVEDLGKYVCSRLGTLGAGLDHCHVPGTRPGESHLEANQLELGMGIHNEPGTSKLELTTVAELVDHILATITDTTDSERSYVPFKNDGSDEVVLLVNDLGAISELELGGITNEAVKWLQSKKIAVRRVFSGTYMTSLNMPGFSLTLLLLPSKSDSSAPYSASQILEYLDAPASAPGWKWTSNKEPGVVGAKAEEAVVAKKGKEVDLRPTDSKDFLAAITRASKALIAAEPELTEQDQIAGDGDAGLTLEAGAKGILKAIKSGKIKGQNVIEDVGVIAEIVEEDMGGTSGALYSIFFAGLGTGLRDAATSGATSTTPEVWSKAAGEALTTLYKYTRARPPSRTLVDPLETFIKSLPSKGLSSAAEDALAAAEKTKELVAKAGRGAYVNQEDLKKREVPDPGAWGIWRIVDGLRGFEA